A single genomic interval of Juglans regia cultivar Chandler chromosome 1, Walnut 2.0, whole genome shotgun sequence harbors:
- the LOC108993504 gene encoding phosphatidylglycerophosphate phosphatase 1, chloroplastic isoform X3, translating to MWSADLKAALGQRLNLEGIVSSAMVVVKDRHMALPHVSVPDIRYIDWIELHRRGFKGVVFDKDNTLTAPYSLKLWGPLSSSLELCKSVFGPEIAVFSNSAGLYEYDIDGSKARELEGVIGIKVIMHKVKKPAGRAEEIENHFGCKSSQLIMVGDRPFTDIVYGNRNGFLTILTEPLSLAEEPFIVRQVRKLETALVKHWFRRGLKPTSHILLSDALLYVKNTPSL from the exons ATGTGGTCTGCAGATTTGAAAGCAGCACTAGGCCAGAGACTCAACTTAGAGGGCATTGTTTCTTCAGCTATGGTGGTTGTAAAGGACAGGCACATGGCACTTCCGCATGTCTCCGTGCCTGACATAAGATACATTGATTGGATTGAGCTGCACAGGAGGGGTTTCAAGGGTGTTGTATTTGATAAGGATAATACTCTTACTGCACCTTACTCTTTAAAATTGTGGGGCCCTCTTAGTTCGTCACTTGAGCTGTGTAAATCCGTTTTTGGCCCAGAAATTGCAGTGTTCAGCAATTCTGCGG GGCTGTATGAgtatgacattgatggttcaaaAGCTAGGGAGCTTGAGGGGGTAATTGGAATCAAAGTAATAATGCATA AGGTGAAGAAACCAGCTGGAAGGGCTGAAGAAATTGAGAATCACTTTGGCTGTAAATCCTCACAACTTATCATG GTGGGTGACCGGCCATTTACAGATATCGTTTATGGAAATCGAAATGGATTTCTGACTATTCTAACTGAGCCTTTAAGTCTCGCTGAGGAGCCATTCATTGTTAGGCAG GTGAGGAAACTTGAAACAGCCCTTGTTAAGCACTGGTTTAGGAGAGGGTTGAAGCCAACCAGTCACATACTATTATCAGATGCCTTGCTCTATGTAAAAAATACCCCATCGTTGTGA
- the LOC108993504 gene encoding phosphatidylglycerophosphate phosphatase 1, chloroplastic isoform X2 gives MWSADLKAALGQRLNLEGIVSSAMVVVKDRHMALPHVSVPDIRYIDWIELHRRGFKGVVFDKDNTLTAPYSLKLWGPLSSSLELCKSVFGPEIAVFSNSAGLYEYDIDGSKARELEGVIGIKVIMHTSICCALEVKKPAGRAEEIENHFGCKSSQLIMVGDRPFTDIVYGNRNGFLTILTEPLSLAEEPFIVRQVRKLETALVKHWFRRGLKPTSHILLSDALLYVKNTPSL, from the exons ATGTGGTCTGCAGATTTGAAAGCAGCACTAGGCCAGAGACTCAACTTAGAGGGCATTGTTTCTTCAGCTATGGTGGTTGTAAAGGACAGGCACATGGCACTTCCGCATGTCTCCGTGCCTGACATAAGATACATTGATTGGATTGAGCTGCACAGGAGGGGTTTCAAGGGTGTTGTATTTGATAAGGATAATACTCTTACTGCACCTTACTCTTTAAAATTGTGGGGCCCTCTTAGTTCGTCACTTGAGCTGTGTAAATCCGTTTTTGGCCCAGAAATTGCAGTGTTCAGCAATTCTGCGG GGCTGTATGAgtatgacattgatggttcaaaAGCTAGGGAGCTTGAGGGGGTAATTGGAATCAAAGTAATAATGCATA CATCTATATGTTGTGCTCTAGAGGTGAAGAAACCAGCTGGAAGGGCTGAAGAAATTGAGAATCACTTTGGCTGTAAATCCTCACAACTTATCATG GTGGGTGACCGGCCATTTACAGATATCGTTTATGGAAATCGAAATGGATTTCTGACTATTCTAACTGAGCCTTTAAGTCTCGCTGAGGAGCCATTCATTGTTAGGCAG GTGAGGAAACTTGAAACAGCCCTTGTTAAGCACTGGTTTAGGAGAGGGTTGAAGCCAACCAGTCACATACTATTATCAGATGCCTTGCTCTATGTAAAAAATACCCCATCGTTGTGA
- the LOC108993504 gene encoding phosphatidylglycerophosphate phosphatase 1, chloroplastic isoform X1, with the protein MWSADLKAALGQRLNLEGIVSSAMVVVKDRHMALPHVSVPDIRYIDWIELHRRGFKGVVFDKDNTLTAPYSLKLWGPLSSSLELCKSVFGPEIAVFSNSAGLYEYDIDGSKARELEGVIGIKVIMHKVKKPAGRAEEIENHFGCKSSQLIMVGDRPFTDIVYGNRNGFLTILTEPLSLAEEPFIVRQVGFPSRLISSLFPSEELAIKLLQEERNLKMDIANEPADVLHSPNFFHCPWYWHVRKLETALVKHWFRRGLKPTSHILLSDALLYVKNTPSL; encoded by the exons ATGTGGTCTGCAGATTTGAAAGCAGCACTAGGCCAGAGACTCAACTTAGAGGGCATTGTTTCTTCAGCTATGGTGGTTGTAAAGGACAGGCACATGGCACTTCCGCATGTCTCCGTGCCTGACATAAGATACATTGATTGGATTGAGCTGCACAGGAGGGGTTTCAAGGGTGTTGTATTTGATAAGGATAATACTCTTACTGCACCTTACTCTTTAAAATTGTGGGGCCCTCTTAGTTCGTCACTTGAGCTGTGTAAATCCGTTTTTGGCCCAGAAATTGCAGTGTTCAGCAATTCTGCGG GGCTGTATGAgtatgacattgatggttcaaaAGCTAGGGAGCTTGAGGGGGTAATTGGAATCAAAGTAATAATGCATA AGGTGAAGAAACCAGCTGGAAGGGCTGAAGAAATTGAGAATCACTTTGGCTGTAAATCCTCACAACTTATCATG GTGGGTGACCGGCCATTTACAGATATCGTTTATGGAAATCGAAATGGATTTCTGACTATTCTAACTGAGCCTTTAAGTCTCGCTGAGGAGCCATTCATTGTTAGGCAGGTTGGTTTTCCTTCTAGATTGATTTCCTCTCTGTTTCCTTCCGAGGAACTTGCTATAAAATTGTTGCAAGAAGAAAGGAATCTAAAGATGGACATTGCGAATGAGCCGGCTGATGTATTGCATAGTCCCAACTTCTTTCATTGTCCTTGGTACTGGCAT GTGAGGAAACTTGAAACAGCCCTTGTTAAGCACTGGTTTAGGAGAGGGTTGAAGCCAACCAGTCACATACTATTATCAGATGCCTTGCTCTATGTAAAAAATACCCCATCGTTGTGA